A window of the Gossypium hirsutum isolate 1008001.06 chromosome A03, Gossypium_hirsutum_v2.1, whole genome shotgun sequence genome harbors these coding sequences:
- the LOC107886548 gene encoding uncharacterized protein has translation MESETMSKKNLKVEIPSKTETITASTVESHAAGPASGQGQGAPGLSRQPSVTKTNCLCSPTTHPGSFRCRVHRAPSLQRTKSIESQSATLQDHTSKPDSDTAE, from the coding sequence ATGGAAAGTGAGACAATGTCAAAGAAGAATCTGAAGGTGGAGATTCCATCAAAGACTGAAACGATAACAGCAAGTACTGTAGAGTCTCATGCGGCGGGGCCAGCATCAGGGCAAGGTCAAGGTGCGCCTGGACTTAGCCGACAACCGAGTGTCACAAAGACAAATTGCTTATGCTCTCCAACGACGCATCCCGGTTCATTCCGTTGCAGGGTTCATCGAGCCCCAAGCCTCCAGCGTACTAAAAGCATTGAATCTCAATCCGCAACCCTTCAGGATCATACATCTAAGCCTGATTCTGACACTGCTGAGTAA